A part of Astyanax mexicanus isolate ESR-SI-001 chromosome 2, AstMex3_surface, whole genome shotgun sequence genomic DNA contains:
- the glt8d2 gene encoding glycosyltransferase 8 domain-containing protein 2 isoform X2: protein MAVLRKNHEHHTPEQTVEGGSESEVETDIPVVICASEERLGAAMTTINSVYSNTKASVFFYIVTLRDAIRLIRQYIEKTKLKEIRYKILEFNPMVLKGKVKPDSSRPDLLHPLNFVRFYLPLLAISNHKRVVYLDDDIIVQGDIQELYNIKMEPGHAAAFASDCDLPSTHEMVRSVGMLTTYMGFLDYRKQEVRDLGINPSDCSFNPGVFVADVEEWKKQKITKQLEKWMSKNFQENLYSSALAGGVATPPMLIVFHDKFTTIDPKWHVRHLGWSPDARYAESFLQEANLLHWNGHFKPWDYPCVHLDLWEKWFIPDPSGKFSLVRPEI from the exons ATGGCCGTACTGAGGAAAA ATCATGAGCACCACACCCCAGAACAGACAGTTGAGGGTGGGTCTGAGTCGGAGGTGGAGACGGACATCCCGGTGGTCATCTGTGCCTCTGAGGAACGTCTTGGAGCTGCCATGACCACAATCAATAGTGTCTACAGCAACACAAAGGCCAGCGTGTTCTTCTATATAGTAACCCTGCGAGATGCCATCAGACTGATACG GCAGTACATTGAGAAAACCAAGCTGAAAGAGATCAGGTATAAGATTCTGGAGTTCAACCCCATGGTACTGAAAGGAAAGGTGAAACCGGATTCATCCAGACCAGACCTGCTTCATCCT CTGAATTTTGTTAGATTCTATTTGCCTCTGCTTGCCATCAGTAATCACAAAAGAGTTGTTTACCTGGATGATGACATCATTGTGCAAG GAGATATCCAGGAGCTGTATAATATCAAGATGGAGCCGGGCCATGCGGCTGCGTTTGCATCAGATTGTGACCTGCCCTCCACTCACGAGATGGTGCGCAGTGTCGGCATGCTA ACCACCTACATGGGGTTCCTGGACTATCGGAAGCAGGAGGTGAGGGACCTGGGCATAAATCCCAGCGACTGCTCCTTTAATCCGGGGGTGTTCGTGGCTGATGTGGAGGAGTGGAAAAAGCAAAAGATCACCAAGCAGCTTGAGAAATGGATGAGCAAGAACTTCCA ggAGAACCTGTACAGCAGTGCACTGGCTGGTGGTGTGGCCACTCCTCCGATGCTGATTGTGTTTCATGACAAATTCACAACAATCGACCCAAAGTGGCACGTCAGACATCTGG GCTGGAGCCCTGATGCCCGCTATGCTGAATCCTTCCTCCAGGAGGCAAACCTGCTTCACTGGAATGGCCATTTCAAGCCCTGGGACTACCCCTGTGTGCACCTTGACCTCTGGGAGAAATGGTTTATTCCTGACCCCTCTGGGAAGTTCTCACTGGTGCGGCCTGAAATTTAA
- the glt8d2 gene encoding glycosyltransferase 8 domain-containing protein 2 isoform X1, which produces MAVLRKINRVLLMLLILMSLVVLYSKMFKARLTANHSDHEHHTPEQTVEGGSESEVETDIPVVICASEERLGAAMTTINSVYSNTKASVFFYIVTLRDAIRLIRQYIEKTKLKEIRYKILEFNPMVLKGKVKPDSSRPDLLHPLNFVRFYLPLLAISNHKRVVYLDDDIIVQGDIQELYNIKMEPGHAAAFASDCDLPSTHEMVRSVGMLTTYMGFLDYRKQEVRDLGINPSDCSFNPGVFVADVEEWKKQKITKQLEKWMSKNFQENLYSSALAGGVATPPMLIVFHDKFTTIDPKWHVRHLGWSPDARYAESFLQEANLLHWNGHFKPWDYPCVHLDLWEKWFIPDPSGKFSLVRPEI; this is translated from the exons ATGGCCGTACTGAGGAAAA TTAACCgagtgctgctgatgctgctgatccTGATGTCCTTGGTTGTCCTGTACAGCAAGATGTTTAAAGCACGTCTAACAGCAAATCACTCAG ATCATGAGCACCACACCCCAGAACAGACAGTTGAGGGTGGGTCTGAGTCGGAGGTGGAGACGGACATCCCGGTGGTCATCTGTGCCTCTGAGGAACGTCTTGGAGCTGCCATGACCACAATCAATAGTGTCTACAGCAACACAAAGGCCAGCGTGTTCTTCTATATAGTAACCCTGCGAGATGCCATCAGACTGATACG GCAGTACATTGAGAAAACCAAGCTGAAAGAGATCAGGTATAAGATTCTGGAGTTCAACCCCATGGTACTGAAAGGAAAGGTGAAACCGGATTCATCCAGACCAGACCTGCTTCATCCT CTGAATTTTGTTAGATTCTATTTGCCTCTGCTTGCCATCAGTAATCACAAAAGAGTTGTTTACCTGGATGATGACATCATTGTGCAAG GAGATATCCAGGAGCTGTATAATATCAAGATGGAGCCGGGCCATGCGGCTGCGTTTGCATCAGATTGTGACCTGCCCTCCACTCACGAGATGGTGCGCAGTGTCGGCATGCTA ACCACCTACATGGGGTTCCTGGACTATCGGAAGCAGGAGGTGAGGGACCTGGGCATAAATCCCAGCGACTGCTCCTTTAATCCGGGGGTGTTCGTGGCTGATGTGGAGGAGTGGAAAAAGCAAAAGATCACCAAGCAGCTTGAGAAATGGATGAGCAAGAACTTCCA ggAGAACCTGTACAGCAGTGCACTGGCTGGTGGTGTGGCCACTCCTCCGATGCTGATTGTGTTTCATGACAAATTCACAACAATCGACCCAAAGTGGCACGTCAGACATCTGG GCTGGAGCCCTGATGCCCGCTATGCTGAATCCTTCCTCCAGGAGGCAAACCTGCTTCACTGGAATGGCCATTTCAAGCCCTGGGACTACCCCTGTGTGCACCTTGACCTCTGGGAGAAATGGTTTATTCCTGACCCCTCTGGGAAGTTCTCACTGGTGCGGCCTGAAATTTAA